Within Halorubrum lacusprofundi ATCC 49239, the genomic segment CCGACAACCACTTCGAGGCGCAAGCCGCCCACGACGCCATGGCCGAAGCGCACGGCGCGCTCCGCACCATCGCGGGCAGCCTCAACAAGATGGCCAACGACCTGCGTCTGCTCGCCTCGGGCCCGCGAAACGGCCTCGGCGAGATCGAACAGCCCGAGAACCAGCCCGGCTCCTCGATCATGCCCGGCAAAATCAACCCGGTCGTCGCCGAGTCGGTCAATCAGGTCCACAAGCAGGTCGTCGGCAACGACGCCGCGATCTCCGCCGGCGCCGCGCGCGGCGAGATCGACTTGAACCTCTACAAGCCCGTCATCGCGCACAACTTCCTCGAGTCCGCCGAGCTGCTCTCGAACGCCGCGGCGACGTTCGGCGAGCGCTTCGTCGCGAAACTCGAAGCCAACGAGGAGCACTGCGAGACGCGCGTCGAGCAGTCGATGGCGCTGGCGACCGCACTCAACCCCGCGATCGGCTACGACAAGGCCTCGAAGGTCGCGAAGACGGCTCTCAAAGAGGGCAAGAGCGTCCGCGAGGCCGCGGTCGACGCCGGCTACCTCACCGAGGAGGAGGCCGACGAGGTGCTCGACCCCGAAGCGATGACGCACCGAGTCATCCTCGGCGACGACGACTGAGGACGCCGAGAGGGAGACGGCAAGAGGGGACCAGCGACCGAGGTCGGCAGAACACTTTTTGTGAACGCGAGTGAGTGCCACACATGGCTGAGAGTGACTTGCAAGACGATCAGGAACCGCTGAAGAGAGAGTACGACGAGAACCCCGAGGCGGCCCAGATAACGCTGTCAGCGACCGGAGAAGAGCAAGACGACGCTCGGTCGTGTAGCGTGGACATCGGTCGGGCGATCTACGAGGCGGAGTTACACGAGGGCGCCGGCGGCCCCGGCGGGGGCGCCTGCTCGGGCGACCTCCTGCTGGGCGCGCTGGCCGCTTGCTCCCAGTTGACCGCACAGGCCGTCGCCGAGAGCTTCGGCGTCGACGCCGACATCAGCGTCGACGCCAGCGGCGACCTCGATCTCCGCGGGACGATGGGCGTCGACGACGAGGCTCCGGTCGGGTTCGAGGACCTCCGTCTCGACGTCACCGTCGACGGCGACATCGACGAGGACACCCGCTCGGCGCTTCGGAAGTACACCGAGAAGTACTGCGTCGTCTACCAGACGCTGGCGGATCCCCCGGACGTCGAGACGAACTGGACGTTCGACTGAGGGAACACGCCCCGCACTCGGCGGCGTCCGTCGAGCGACGCCAGCCAGCCGTGCGAGCCGAATCGGCACCATTTAAGCCGCAGTCGACCCGGGTTGAAAACGGATGAAACTACACGAACATCAAGCGAAGACTATCTTCGCCGACGCCGGGATCCCGGTACCGGACTCCCGGCTCGCGACGACCGTCGACGAGGCGCTCGACGCGGTCGACGAGATCGGCTACCCGGCCGCGATCAAGGCGCAGGTCCACGTTGGCGGCCGCGGCAAGGCCGGCGGGATCAAGATCGCGACCGACCGCGACGAGGCCGAGCAGTACGCCGAGGAGATCCTCGGGATGGATCTGAAGGGGTACACCGTCGATCAGATCCTCGTCGAACAGGGCGTCGACTTCGTCGACGAACTGTACGTCGGCGTCACGATGGACCGGGGCGAGGGACAGCCGGTTCTGATGGTCTCGACCGAGGGCGGCGTGAACATCGAGGAGGTCGCCGAGGAGAACCCCGACGCGATCGCGCGCGAGCACGTCGACCCCGCGTTCGGGCTCCACCCGTATCAGGCCCGCAAGGTCGTCTACGAGGCCGGCGTCGACGCCGACGTGGCGCTGGACGTGGCCTCGATCCTCACGACGCTGTACGACCTCTACGAGGAGAACGACGCCTCGGAGATTGAGGTCAACCCCGTGATGATCACGAGCGACCGCGACGTGATCGCCGCGGACGCCGTGATGAACATCGACGAGGACGCGCTGTTCCGCCACCCCGACCTCGCCGAGATGGCCGAGGAGTCCTACGAGGACGACTTAGAGCGGAAGGCCGGCGAGTACGGCTTCGACTACGTCCGCCTCTCCGGGAACGTCGGCATCATCGGCAACGGCGCCGGGCTCGTGATGACGACCCTCGATCTGGTCGACTACTACGGCGGCAAGCCCGCCAACTTCCTCGACATCGGCGGCGGCGCGAAGGCCGAGCGCGTCACGAAGGCGCTCGACATGGTCTTCTCCGACGAGAACGTCGATGCCGTCGTGTTCAACATCTTCGGCGGGATCACTCGCGGCGACGAGGTCGCCAAGGGGATCAACGAGGCCCTAGAGCAGTTCGACGAGATTCCCAAGAAGGTGGTCGTCCGGCTCGCCGGCACGAACGCCGAGGAGGGGATGGAGATCCTGAACACGGATCTCGTGGAAGTCGAGGAGACGCTTGAGGACGCGGTCCAGCGCGCGGTGAAGAACGCAGAGGAGGTGACCCAATGAGCATTTTCGTCGACGACGACACGCGCGTCGTGGTACAGGGGATCACCGGCGGGGAAGGCAAGTTCCACGCCGGCCAGATGATCGAGTACGGCACCAACGTCGTCGCCGGCGCGGTGCCCGGCAAGGGCGGTCAGGAGGTCGAAGGCGTCCCCGTCTACGACACCGTCGACGAGGCCGTCGAGGCGGAGAACGCGGACGCCTCCGTCATCTTCGTGCCGCCGGCGTTCGCCGCCGACGCGATCTTCGAGTCGCTCGACACGGACCTCGATCTGGCGGTCGCGATCACCGAGGGGATCCCGACGCAGGACATGGCGAAGGTAAACAAGCGCCTGAGCGAGGTTGACACCCGCCTCATCGGCCCCAACTGTCCCGGGATCATCACCCCCGGCGAGGCGAAGCTCGGCATCCTCCCCGGCAACATCTTCTCGGACGGGAACGTCGGGCTCGTCTCCCGCTCCGGTACCCTGACGTACCAGGTCGTCGACAACCTCACCGAGCGCGGGCTCGGCCAGTCGACCGCCATCGGTATCGGCGGCGACCCGATCATCGGCACCTCCTTCATCGACGCCCTCGACGCGTTCGAGGCCGACGACGACACCGATGCCGTCGTGATGTGCGGCGAGATCGGCGGCGAGGACGAAGAGCAGGCCGCCCGCTTCATCGGCGAGCACATGGACACGCCGGTCGCCGGCTTCATCGCCGGTCGCACGGCCCCGCCGGGCAAGCGCATGGGCCACGCGGGCGCCATCGTCTCCGGCTCCGGCACGGGCACGGCGCAGTCGAAGATCGACGCGCTCAACGACGCGGGCGTCCCCGTCGGCGACACCCCCGAGGAAGTCGCCGACCACGTCGAAGACTTCCTGTAGAACGGCCGGGCGGTTCACCCCGCCGCTTCCGCCTCGCTTTCAGTGCCACCGTTCAGATTTCTAGGTTCAGTTTCGGACATCTGTGTGAAAAGTGAAATTACCCGTAGTCAGGTGTGGCGATGAATACCGGTCCCACTGGCGATCGGGACGGACCGGCGGTCGACGCCTTTCGGGATCGAAGCCGGCCGGAGGGGTATCGCGGCGGGTGCTCGTCGTCGACGGCGCGTGGTTCGAGTTCTGGACCGACCGTTGACGGGGTGCCACCGCGGTGCGGAACGGTATATATAAAACGGTCGTGGACGTGCGGCGGCGGCGCACACCCGGGCCACGGTTATGGTCGACTCGACCGTGTGTACCGGGTATGGACGAAGGTACCCGCGAGCTGCTCGAGCCGCTCCCGCCGAGCGCCAAACTGGTCTACTACGTCCTCGACGAGGAGGGCCGGTTCGACCAGACCGGGCTCGCCGAGGAGACCCGGCTCTCGACCCGAACCGTCCGGTTCGCGGTCGAGAAACTCACCGAGGTCGGGCTCGTCGAGGAGGGGCTCTGCCCCAAGGACGCGCGCCGGTCAGTGTACACTCCCGTCCCCGAGTCGGAGCGGTCGACCGGCTCCGAGCCAGAGGCCGCCTCCGAGCCTGACGCGGAGGCGCCGACGGCGACCGCGGTCGCCGAGGACTGAAGCCACCAGAATTTCTCCCTCCCCGATCCGTCGCGTTTTTGCCCGCGCGACCGGTAGTGAGCCCACTCGATGGCGACGTATCACATCGAAACGTACGGCTGTAGTTCCAACCGGGGCGAGAGCCGGGAGATAGAGCGGGCGCTACGCGACGGCGGCCACCGCCCGGCCGACGGTCCCGAAGACGCGGATGTCGCCATCCTCAACACCTGTACGGTCGTCGAGAAAACGGAGCGGAACATGCTCCGGCGCGCCGAGGAGCTGGAAGACGTAACCGCAGAGCTCGTCGTCACCGGCTGCATGGCGCTCGCGCAGGGCGACGCTTTCCGCGAGGCCGGCGTCGACGCCGAGATCCTCCACTGGGACGAGGTGCCCTCGCACGTGCTCAACGGCGAGTGCCCGACGGTCACCCCAGACGCCGAGCCCGTCTTAGACGGCGTCGTCGGTATCCTCCCCATCGCGCGCGGCTGCATGAGCAACTGCTCGTACTGTATCACGAAGTTCGCGACCGGTCGGGTCGATTCTCCCACTGTCGAAGAGAACGTCGAGAAGGCCCGCGCGCTGGTCCACGCCGGCGCCAAGGAGATTCGGGTGACCGGACAGGACACCGGGGTCTACGGCTGGGACAACGGCGATCGGAAGCTGCCGGAGCTGCTCGACCGGATCTGCGACATCGACGGTGACTTCCGAGTTCGACTCGGGATGGCCAACCCCGGCGGTATCCACGGCATCCACGAGGAGCTGGCCGAGGTGTTCGCCGACAACGAGGAGCTGTACGACTTCATCCACGCACCGGTCCAGTCCGGCTCCGACGACGTACTCGAAGACATGCGCCGCCAGCACCGCGTCGAGAAGTTCCGCGAGGTCGTGGAGACCTTCGACGACCGGCTCGACCACTGGACACTGTCGACCGACTTCATCGTCGGCTTCCCGACCGAGACCGAGGCCGACCACGAGCGCTCGATGGACCTGCTCGCCGAGGTCCGCCCGGAGAAGATCAACGTCACCCGCTTCTCGAAGCGCCCCGGTACCGACGCCGCCGACATGAAGGGGCTCGGCGGGACGATCAAGAAGGAGCGCTCGAAGGCGATGTCCGAGCTGAAGATGGAGGTCGTCGGCGACGCCTACGAGTCGATGGTCGGCGAGACCTTCGAGGTCCTCGTCGTCGAGGAGGGCACCGGCGACTCCGTGAAGTGTCGCGACGGCGCTTACCGGCAAATTATCGTCCAGAACGCGGCGGAGCGCGGCGTCGCAGTGGGTGACTTCCTGGAGGTGGAGGTGACCGGTCACAACACCGTCTACGCGTTCGGCGAGCCGACTGATGGCGGTCGACCCGTCGACGAGGACCCCGCCGAGTCGACCCCGTCGTCGGCGTAAGCTGTCGCCGCGCACGCCGGAATGCACCTCCGATCGGTGGCTGGAATGTCAATTCGACGGAATCTATTTATATCTCACACGAGTGTTAGAAATGTGAAACCAAAGGCCGAACGGCGGTGTCACCTGCTGCTGGCCGTCTCGTTAGTTCTCCTGACCGTCGGCATCGGGTACGATCTGGTCTTCGGCACCAAGTTGGCCGATTTCATGGTCATCATCGCGGGGCTGCTTTTCGGCTGGATCGCGTTCCTCTACTGTTTGGGGAGCACCGAGCTGTGGAGGGAATAAGTCGGCCGCCGCCGTCGGTTTTCGGCTACGCGTCCTCGTAAATGATCTCGATCTCGTCGCCGAACCGATCCAAGATGTTACGCCGCTTCTTTTTCATCGTCGGGGTGAGAAGGTCGTTCTCCTCGGTGAACTCCTCCTTGACGAGCCGGAACCGCTTGATCTGCTCGTACGACTCGAACTCCTCGTTGACGCGGTCGACCTCCACTTGGATCCGCTCGCGGACCCGGTCGTCGCGACAGATCCCCGTGGGGTCCTCGGGGATATCGATCCCGCGGGTGTCGGCCCACGCCGCCAGCTTCTCGAAGTTCGGGACGATCAGCGCGGAGACGAACTTCCGGCCGTCGCCGAGCACGACGCACTGTTCGACGAACTCGTTGGCGGCAAACCGGTCTTCGATCGGACCGGGCGCGACGTTCTTCCCGGTCGAGAGCACGAGCAGCTGCTTGGCGCGCTCGCGGAACGCGATGTACCCGTCCGGTCGGAGCTGGACGATGTCGCCGGTGCGGAACCAGGGGTCGTCCGGGTCGCCGCCGCGCTCCTCGGGCGGGTCGCCCGCCACGACCGCGTCCTCCGGGAGCCGGTCCGGGTCGGTGAACGCCTCGGCGGTCGCGTCCGGGCGGTTCCAGTAGCCGTCGGTCACCTGTGGACCGCGAACCAGCAGTTCGCCGACGTCGCCGGGCAGATCGGCGACCTCCTCGCCGACGACCGCGCCGTCGATCGCGACCTCGGTGTCGACCACCGGCGGACCGATGGTGCCGACCTTCGGCTCCTCGGGCGGGTTGACGCTGATGACGGGGGAGGTCTCCGTCAGCCCGTACCCCTCCAGGATCGGCAGATCCATCGCGTGGTACAGCGCGCACAGCTCCGCCGACAGCGACCCGCCGCCGGAGATGAAGAAGTCGATGTTACCGCCGATCGCCTCGCGAACCGACGAGAAGACGAGCCGGTCGGCGACCGCGCACTTGGCGTTGAGTACGGCGCCCGGTTCGTCGGCCTCGTGGTGGGCCTTCCCCACGCCGACTGCCCACTCGAAGATCCGCTCTTTCACGGGAGACTCGCCTGCCTGCTCGCGGATCGCGTCGTACAGCTTCTCGTAGACGCGCGGGACGCTCGTGGTCGTCGTCGGGCGTACCAGCCCGAAGTCCTCCCGAAGGGTGTCGGGGCTCTCGGCGTAGCCGACGGTCGCGCCCGCCGCGAACATCATGTAGTGGCCCGCCATCCGCTCGAAGACGTGCGCGAGGGGGAGAAACGAGAGCGTCGTCGACTCGGCGCTGATCCCCGGTACGTCGCTGTCGCGGTCCGGGCGATCCGCGAAGCGCCGGTAACACTGCGAGACGTTCTCCCTGAAGTTGGCGTGAG encodes:
- a CDS encoding OsmC family protein — protein: MAESDLQDDQEPLKREYDENPEAAQITLSATGEEQDDARSCSVDIGRAIYEAELHEGAGGPGGGACSGDLLLGALAACSQLTAQAVAESFGVDADISVDASGDLDLRGTMGVDDEAPVGFEDLRLDVTVDGDIDEDTRSALRKYTEKYCVVYQTLADPPDVETNWTFD
- the sucC gene encoding ADP-forming succinate--CoA ligase subunit beta; amino-acid sequence: MKLHEHQAKTIFADAGIPVPDSRLATTVDEALDAVDEIGYPAAIKAQVHVGGRGKAGGIKIATDRDEAEQYAEEILGMDLKGYTVDQILVEQGVDFVDELYVGVTMDRGEGQPVLMVSTEGGVNIEEVAEENPDAIAREHVDPAFGLHPYQARKVVYEAGVDADVALDVASILTTLYDLYEENDASEIEVNPVMITSDRDVIAADAVMNIDEDALFRHPDLAEMAEESYEDDLERKAGEYGFDYVRLSGNVGIIGNGAGLVMTTLDLVDYYGGKPANFLDIGGGAKAERVTKALDMVFSDENVDAVVFNIFGGITRGDEVAKGINEALEQFDEIPKKVVVRLAGTNAEEGMEILNTDLVEVEETLEDAVQRAVKNAEEVTQ
- the sucD gene encoding succinate--CoA ligase subunit alpha, with the protein product MSIFVDDDTRVVVQGITGGEGKFHAGQMIEYGTNVVAGAVPGKGGQEVEGVPVYDTVDEAVEAENADASVIFVPPAFAADAIFESLDTDLDLAVAITEGIPTQDMAKVNKRLSEVDTRLIGPNCPGIITPGEAKLGILPGNIFSDGNVGLVSRSGTLTYQVVDNLTERGLGQSTAIGIGGDPIIGTSFIDALDAFEADDDTDAVVMCGEIGGEDEEQAARFIGEHMDTPVAGFIAGRTAPPGKRMGHAGAIVSGSGTGTAQSKIDALNDAGVPVGDTPEEVADHVEDFL
- a CDS encoding ArsR family transcriptional regulator, which translates into the protein MDEGTRELLEPLPPSAKLVYYVLDEEGRFDQTGLAEETRLSTRTVRFAVEKLTEVGLVEEGLCPKDARRSVYTPVPESERSTGSEPEAASEPDAEAPTATAVAED
- a CDS encoding tRNA (N(6)-L-threonylcarbamoyladenosine(37)-C(2))-methylthiotransferase, which encodes MATYHIETYGCSSNRGESREIERALRDGGHRPADGPEDADVAILNTCTVVEKTERNMLRRAEELEDVTAELVVTGCMALAQGDAFREAGVDAEILHWDEVPSHVLNGECPTVTPDAEPVLDGVVGILPIARGCMSNCSYCITKFATGRVDSPTVEENVEKARALVHAGAKEIRVTGQDTGVYGWDNGDRKLPELLDRICDIDGDFRVRLGMANPGGIHGIHEELAEVFADNEELYDFIHAPVQSGSDDVLEDMRRQHRVEKFREVVETFDDRLDHWTLSTDFIVGFPTETEADHERSMDLLAEVRPEKINVTRFSKRPGTDAADMKGLGGTIKKERSKAMSELKMEVVGDAYESMVGETFEVLVVEEGTGDSVKCRDGAYRQIIVQNAAERGVAVGDFLEVEVTGHNTVYAFGEPTDGGRPVDEDPAESTPSSA
- a CDS encoding AMP-dependent synthetase/ligase, which codes for MNWQEAEREFADDVVVRETLPRMFERSAERNADRLAQRYKGGIYDRSLVSSGVLPPASEGEYADVTYAEMRAIVRRLAAGFRELGVDDDTRVALYAQTRMEWAQTDFAVLAAGATVTTVYASSSPNQVRYLIEDPEATVVVAENRELLDEVFAVVDDLEHELDAIVTFDDVDTTDLDAEIGTDSENLSTDDVYTLGEVHALGDEAFDEDAYQSWIDAVDVGDLASLIYTSGTTGQPKGVRLTHANFRENVSQCYRRFADRPDRDSDVPGISAESTTLSFLPLAHVFERMAGHYMMFAAGATVGYAESPDTLREDFGLVRPTTTTSVPRVYEKLYDAIREQAGESPVKERIFEWAVGVGKAHHEADEPGAVLNAKCAVADRLVFSSVREAIGGNIDFFISGGGSLSAELCALYHAMDLPILEGYGLTETSPVISVNPPEEPKVGTIGPPVVDTEVAIDGAVVGEEVADLPGDVGELLVRGPQVTDGYWNRPDATAEAFTDPDRLPEDAVVAGDPPEERGGDPDDPWFRTGDIVQLRPDGYIAFRERAKQLLVLSTGKNVAPGPIEDRFAANEFVEQCVVLGDGRKFVSALIVPNFEKLAAWADTRGIDIPEDPTGICRDDRVRERIQVEVDRVNEEFESYEQIKRFRLVKEEFTEENDLLTPTMKKKRRNILDRFGDEIEIIYEDA